One window of Papio anubis isolate 15944 chromosome 10, Panubis1.0, whole genome shotgun sequence genomic DNA carries:
- the FAM126B gene encoding protein FAM126B isoform X4, which produces MWVYLRLTVSRDRQSNGCIEALLLGIYNLEIADKDGNNKVLSFTIPSLSKPSIYHEPSTIGSMALTEGALCQHDLIRVVYSDLHPQRETFTAQNRFEVLSFLMLCYNSAIVYMPASSYQSLCRMGSRVCVSGFPRQHEKHWKELCGRIVLDPEFMVQLLTGVYYAMYNGQWDLGQEVLDDIIYRAQLELFSQPLLVANAMKNSLPFDAPDSTQEGQKVLKVEVTPTVPRISRTAITTASIRRHRWRREDGFDFSNEADSSIPGSPIQHGSTDLGIKRVQEGEVLVRRTPEHGSPEPNSATATTEGAEGVNGGEESVNLNDADEGFSSGASLSSQPIGTKPSSSSQRGSLRKVATGRSAKDKETASAIKSSESPRDSVVRKQYVQQPTDLSVDSVELTPMKKHLSLPAGQVVPKTNSLSLIRTASASSSKSFDYVNGSQASTSIGVGTEGGTNLAANNANRYSTVSLQEDRLGQAGEGKELLSPGAPLTKQSRSPSFNMQLISQV; this is translated from the exons GAAATTGctgataaagatgggaacaataaagTTCTGTCTTTCACTATCCCCTCCTTATCCAAGCCTTCAATATACCATGAA CCTTCAACAATTGGATCCATGGCTTTGACAGAAGGGGCATTGTGTCAGCATGATCTCATCAGAGTTGTTTATAGTGATCTTCATCCTCAGAGGGAAACATTCACGGCACAGAACCG GTTTGAAGTCCTGAGTTTTCTCATGCTGTGTTATAATTCTGCTATTGTATATATGCCTGCCTCATCTTATCAATCTCTTTGTCGGATGGGTTCCAG GGTTTGTGTGAGTGGGTTTCCACGGCAACATGAAAAACATTGGAAAGAACTCTGTGGTCGAATAGTATTGGATCCTGAATTTATGGTGCAGCTTCTCACAGGGGTGTATTATGCCAT GTATAATGGACAGTGGGACCTTGGCCAGGAAGTTCTTGATGATATCATTTATAGAGCCCAGCTAGAGCTTTTTTCTCAACCACTATTG GTTGCCAATGCCATGAAAAACTCATTACCATTTGATGCTCCTGATTCTACACAAGAAGGCCAGAAAGTCCTTAAAGTTGAAGTCACTCCAACAGTGCCGAGGATTTCTCGGACTGCAATTACAACAGCTTCAATCCGTCGTCATAGATGGAGAAGAGAAG ATGGCTTTGACTTCTCAAACGAGGCTGACTCAAGTATTCCTGGCTCCCCGATCCAACACGGCTCCACTGACCTAGGGATCAAACGTGTGCAAGAGGGGGAGGTGCTGGTGCGCAGGACCCCTGAGCATGGCTCACCCGAGCCCAACTCAGCAACAGCCACAACAGAGG GTGCTGAGGGTGTAAATGGAGGAGAGGAGTCTGTAAACCTGAATGATGCAGATGAAGGATTTTCATCAGGGGCTTCCCTCAGCAGTCAGCCAATTGGGACCAAACCATCCTCCTCTTCTCAGAGGGGAAGCTTAAGGAAAGTAGCAACTGGGCGTTCAGCCAAGGATAAAGAAACAGCCTCTGCCATCAAATCCAGTGAGAGCCCTCGAGATTCAGTAGTTCGCAAGCAGTATGTACAGCAACCAACTGATCTTAGTGTAGATTCAGTTGAGCTGACACCAATGAAGAAACACCTGAGCCTGCCTGCTGGCCAGGTGGTGCCAAAAACCAATAGCTTAAGTTTAATCCGGACAGCCAGTGCTTCCTCAAGTAAATCATTTGACTATGTAAATGGCAGTCAAGCAAGTACCAGCATTGGGGTTGGCACTGAGGGAGGTACTAATTTAGCAGCTAACAATGCTAATCGATACTCAACTGTCAGTCTGCAGGAAGACCGGCTAGGTCAAGCTGGCGAAGGTAAAGAGCTTCTCAGCCCAGGAGCCCCCTTAACCAAGCAGTCTCGATCCCCAAGTTTCAATATGCAGCTAATATCCCAGGTGTAG